In Phenylobacterium zucineum HLK1, one DNA window encodes the following:
- the gdhA gene encoding NADP-specific glutamate dehydrogenase produces MQIDEKLEPILAQVLSRNAGEAEFHQAVREVLESLGRVIAKHPDWAEDALIERICEPERQIIFRVPWVDDSGQVQINRGFRVQFNSALGPYKGGLRFHPSVNLGIIKFLGFEQTFKNGLTGMPIGGGKGGSDFNPRGRSDGEVMRFCQSFMTELHRHLGEYTDVPAGDIGVGGREIGYMFGQYKRLTNRYEAGVLTGKGLVYGGSRARREATGYGAVYFVERMLGSRGQDLAGRRAVVSGSGNVAIYTIEKLQQLGALVVACSDSNGYVVDEAGIDLELVKEVKEVRRARISEYAELKGAGAEYVEGGSIWDVPCEIAMPSATQNELTGKDAKTLVGNGVVVVGEGANMPSTPEAVRIFQEAGVLFAPGKAANAGGVATSALEMQQNASRDSWSFDQTEARLAHIMRGIHDLCAETAEEYGAPGDYVLGANIAGFVRVAEAMRAFGVI; encoded by the coding sequence GTGCAGATCGACGAGAAGCTGGAGCCGATCCTGGCCCAGGTGCTGAGCCGCAACGCCGGCGAGGCGGAGTTCCATCAGGCCGTTCGCGAGGTGCTGGAAAGCCTCGGACGGGTGATCGCCAAACATCCCGACTGGGCCGAGGACGCCCTCATCGAGCGGATCTGCGAGCCCGAGCGGCAGATCATCTTCCGGGTGCCGTGGGTGGACGATTCCGGCCAGGTGCAGATCAACCGCGGCTTCCGAGTGCAGTTCAACTCGGCGCTGGGCCCCTACAAGGGCGGGCTGCGCTTCCACCCCTCGGTGAACCTCGGGATCATCAAGTTCCTGGGCTTCGAGCAGACCTTCAAGAACGGCCTGACCGGAATGCCGATCGGCGGCGGCAAGGGCGGCTCGGACTTCAACCCGCGCGGCCGCTCGGACGGCGAGGTGATGCGCTTCTGCCAGTCGTTCATGACCGAGCTGCACCGGCACCTGGGCGAGTACACCGACGTGCCGGCCGGCGACATCGGCGTGGGCGGGCGCGAGATCGGCTACATGTTCGGCCAGTACAAGCGCCTGACCAACCGCTACGAGGCGGGCGTCCTGACCGGCAAGGGCCTCGTCTACGGCGGCTCGCGCGCGCGGCGGGAGGCCACTGGCTACGGGGCGGTCTATTTCGTCGAGCGGATGCTGGGCTCGCGCGGCCAGGACCTGGCGGGCCGCCGGGCGGTGGTCTCGGGCTCGGGCAACGTGGCGATCTACACCATCGAGAAGCTGCAGCAGCTCGGCGCGCTCGTCGTCGCCTGCTCGGACTCCAACGGCTACGTCGTGGACGAGGCCGGGATCGACCTCGAGCTCGTGAAGGAGGTCAAGGAGGTCCGCCGGGCGCGGATCTCGGAGTACGCCGAGCTGAAGGGCGCCGGCGCCGAGTACGTCGAGGGCGGCTCGATCTGGGACGTCCCTTGTGAGATCGCCATGCCGTCGGCGACCCAGAACGAGCTGACCGGCAAGGACGCCAAGACCCTGGTCGGCAACGGCGTCGTGGTGGTGGGCGAAGGCGCCAACATGCCGTCCACGCCCGAGGCGGTGCGGATTTTCCAGGAGGCCGGCGTGCTGTTCGCCCCCGGCAAGGCGGCCAACGCCGGCGGGGTGGCGACCTCGGCCCTGGAGATGCAGCAGAACGCCTCGCGTGACAGCTGGTCCTTCGATCAGACGGAGGCGCGGCTGGCCCACATCATGCGCGG
- the rnhA gene encoding ribonuclease HI yields MTPEVVIYTDGACSGNPGPGGWGAILIHGEREKELCGGEAATTNNRMELMAAIQALEALKRPCRVELHTDSQYVQKGIHEWIHGWKKRGWLTADKKPVKNDDLWKRLDAARLRHHVDWRWVKGHAGHELNERADALARKGLSEAAAARAAGGA; encoded by the coding sequence ATGACGCCGGAGGTGGTGATCTACACGGACGGGGCCTGCTCGGGGAATCCGGGGCCCGGGGGCTGGGGCGCGATCCTGATCCACGGCGAGCGGGAGAAGGAGCTCTGCGGCGGCGAGGCGGCGACCACCAACAACCGCATGGAGCTGATGGCGGCGATCCAGGCGCTGGAGGCGCTGAAGCGGCCGTGCCGGGTCGAGCTGCACACCGACAGCCAGTACGTCCAGAAGGGTATCCACGAGTGGATCCACGGCTGGAAGAAGCGCGGCTGGCTGACCGCCGACAAGAAGCCGGTGAAGAACGACGACCTGTGGAAGCGGCTGGACGCCGCCCGCCTGCGCCACCACGTCGACTGGCGGTGGGTGAAGGGCCATGCGGGGCACGAGCTGAACGAGCGCGCAGACGCCCTGGCCCGCAAGGGCCTGAGCGAGGCCGCCGCGGCGCGGGCGGCCGGCGGCGCCTGA
- the thrB gene encoding homoserine kinase, whose product MAVYTDITDDELAKLLADFDLGAPLSFKGIAEGVENSNFLLETEGGRFILTVYEKRVRAEDLPFFLGLMRWLSEHGFASGLPMADRGGEMLKTVRGKPCAIVSFLPGLSVRRPTVAHCREAGKGLAALHNAADGFPMRRENDLGQGAWAPMFERLKDDAERLKPGLAEVIARDVADLADRWPQGLPEGVIHADYFPDNVFFKEGVFAGAIDFYFACNDIRAYDIAVALNAWCFEADGSFNITAARALVAGYEAVRPLSEAERAALPVLAHGAALRFFLTRLHDWHATPAGALVKPKDPLEYERKLAVHRTSPDLVLFGAAAAE is encoded by the coding sequence ATGGCGGTCTACACGGACATAACGGACGACGAACTGGCCAAGCTTCTGGCCGATTTCGACCTGGGCGCGCCGCTGTCGTTCAAGGGCATCGCCGAGGGCGTCGAGAACTCCAACTTCCTGCTGGAGACCGAGGGCGGCCGGTTCATCCTGACCGTCTACGAGAAGCGGGTGCGCGCCGAGGACCTGCCGTTCTTCCTGGGCCTGATGCGCTGGCTGTCCGAGCACGGCTTCGCGAGCGGCCTGCCGATGGCGGACCGGGGCGGCGAGATGCTGAAGACGGTGCGCGGCAAGCCCTGCGCCATCGTCAGCTTCCTGCCCGGCCTGTCGGTGCGGCGCCCGACCGTGGCCCACTGCCGCGAGGCGGGGAAGGGGCTGGCGGCCCTGCACAACGCCGCCGACGGCTTCCCCATGCGGCGGGAGAACGACCTGGGCCAGGGCGCCTGGGCGCCGATGTTCGAGCGGCTGAAGGACGACGCCGAGCGGCTGAAGCCGGGGCTCGCCGAGGTGATCGCCCGCGACGTGGCCGACCTGGCCGACCGCTGGCCCCAGGGCCTGCCCGAGGGCGTGATCCACGCCGACTACTTCCCGGACAACGTCTTCTTCAAGGAAGGGGTGTTCGCGGGGGCGATCGACTTCTACTTCGCCTGCAACGACATCCGCGCCTACGACATCGCCGTGGCGCTGAACGCCTGGTGCTTCGAGGCCGACGGCAGCTTCAACATCACGGCGGCCAGGGCGCTGGTGGCCGGCTACGAGGCGGTGCGGCCGCTCTCGGAGGCCGAGCGGGCGGCCCTGCCGGTGCTGGCCCACGGCGCGGCGCTGCGGTTCTTCCTGACCCGACTGCACGACTGGCACGCCACGCCCGCGGGGGCGCTGGTGAAGCCCAAGGACCCGCTGGAGTACGAGCGCAAGCTGGCGGTGCACCGCACCTCGCCCGACCTGGTGCTGTTCGGAGCCGCGGCCGCGGAATGA
- a CDS encoding AbrB/MazE/SpoVT family DNA-binding domain-containing protein: MIALKVEKIGDRVAVVLTEEALAQLNLGVGDVLHVEPSPDGAIQQVTRETWIEDPHARGRAFLRRYNKSFERFDG; encoded by the coding sequence ATGATTGCCCTGAAGGTCGAGAAGATCGGCGACCGGGTCGCGGTCGTCCTCACCGAAGAAGCCCTGGCCCAGCTGAACCTCGGCGTCGGCGACGTCCTGCACGTCGAGCCCTCGCCCGACGGCGCCATCCAGCAGGTCACCCGCGAGACCTGGATCGAGGACCCCCACGCCCGCGGCCGCGCCTTCCTGCGCCGCTACAACAAGTCCTTCGAGCGGTTCGACGGCTGA
- a CDS encoding AbrB/MazE/SpoVT family DNA-binding domain-containing protein produces the protein MIALKLTQVGNSVGVVLPKEALAKLGVEKGDVVYLVEAPGGEMRISAYDPSVAEEIAAGEAFMDEYRDTFRALAK, from the coding sequence ATGATCGCACTGAAACTCACCCAGGTTGGCAATTCCGTCGGCGTGGTGCTGCCCAAGGAAGCCCTGGCTAAGCTGGGAGTCGAGAAGGGCGACGTGGTCTATCTCGTCGAGGCGCCTGGAGGTGAGATGCGGATCTCAGCCTACGATCCCTCCGTCGCGGAGGAGATCGCCGCCGGCGAAGCGTTCATGGACGAGTATCGGGACACCTTCCGCGCGCTCGCGAAATGA
- a CDS encoding type II toxin-antitoxin system death-on-curing family toxin, whose translation MTAEPRWISREAILVLHDRSIALHGGAQGLRDEGLLDSALARPLNRFHYEGETDIHVLAATYLVALAGNHPFADGNKRAAFLAAGLFLRLNGWRLTAAQADAARTVLAVAAGDRDLEPLAAWLRRFSEPLP comes from the coding sequence ATGACGGCCGAGCCACGCTGGATCAGCCGCGAGGCGATCCTCGTCCTGCACGACCGCAGCATCGCTCTGCACGGCGGCGCGCAGGGCCTGCGCGACGAGGGGTTGCTGGACTCCGCCCTGGCGCGTCCGCTCAACCGTTTCCATTACGAAGGCGAGACCGACATCCACGTGCTTGCGGCGACCTATCTCGTCGCGCTGGCGGGCAATCATCCCTTCGCCGACGGCAACAAGCGCGCGGCCTTCCTCGCCGCCGGCCTCTTCCTGCGTCTCAACGGCTGGCGGCTGACGGCCGCCCAGGCCGATGCGGCCCGCACGGTGCTGGCCGTGGCCGCCGGAGACCGCGACCTCGAGCCGCTCGCCGCCTGGCTTCGGCGGTTCTCCGAGCCCTTGCCCTAG